The region CGCAATGGTGACCGTGGCCCGCGGGCTGGTGGACGGTGCGCAGCGCAAACTGGCCGGCCTCGCGCCGGAATGGCTCGATACGCTGGCCGGGGAATGCCCCGCCATACGTTTTATAGTCGAAGGGGACGGCTCAGCCGGTCTGCCGCTTAAAGGCCATCTTCCTCACGACCCTGTGGTGCCGGCGGCCACCCGTCTCCTCATTCCGGTCATCGGCGCCGAGGCGGTCGGCCAACCGCTTGCCGCCTGCTGCGTCCATCGGCCGGCACGGGCAGCAGAGCTCACCGGCGCGGCCGAGGGGGAAATCATAACGGCGGACACGGTCGCTAAACTCCTCCTTCACCCCAAAGGCTATCTTCACAACTGTCCGCCTGAAGCGCGCGTCGTCCCCCTCATAAACAAAGCCGAGGGAGCGGCGATGCGTACCGCGGAAGATTTGGCGGCCACCGTACTCGCGGCCCGCCATCCCGCCGTCGGAGGCGTCGTCGTCGGCAGCATCAGGAGGCAGGAATTTTCCTTTATCAGAAAATAGAAATATCGGCCAAGCTCTTTGGTTTTTGACTGAAAAAAGGTATAATATTAGTCAATACCATAACCGCCAGACAAAAGTTTTTGCCTGGCGGACTATTATTTGAACGGGTGGAGCGTGGTTTTATGAAAGTCGTCATCACCATCATCGGCCAGGACAGGGTCGGC is a window of Selenomonadales bacterium 4137-cl DNA encoding:
- the yqeC gene encoding selenium cofactor biosynthesis protein YqeC; the protein is MTKNNEVLHPVWRELLAGLPASGLVTLIGGGGKTSLMYYLVAGLKAAGTVAFAATTAKLFMQEGAGHRTVLVGSLAEFRRAVGELRSCPAMVTVARGLVDGAQRKLAGLAPEWLDTLAGECPAIRFIVEGDGSAGLPLKGHLPHDPVVPAATRLLIPVIGAEAVGQPLAACCVHRPARAAELTGAAEGEIITADTVAKLLLHPKGYLHNCPPEARVVPLINKAEGAAMRTAEDLAATVLAARHPAVGGVVVGSIRRQEFSFIRK